In Terriglobia bacterium, a single window of DNA contains:
- the nadD gene encoding nicotinate-nucleotide adenylyltransferase, producing MKVAFFGGTFDPVHRGHLAVARAAADRFGLDRIYFAPADIPPHKQKRRLTDFQHRFAMLALATADDPRFVPSLLDANIGQPNYSIFTVRRLKSTLKKTDKLYFLIGMDAFKDIATWRQPEDLLAECDFIVASRPGFALNHVYRALPQSLQPSPAMQRSLHGPRGGHGIGRAQENGHVALPGVMVHLLPDLHERVSSTQIRAAARKSVKQLSRLVPAPVAEYIRKERLYVSQNAAQNAATEKEAGHPGKVLSLNRGAPLNQDAPRGRRS from the coding sequence ATGAAGGTGGCATTCTTTGGCGGGACGTTTGATCCGGTGCATCGCGGGCACCTGGCGGTGGCGCGCGCAGCGGCGGACAGGTTCGGCCTGGACCGCATATACTTTGCGCCTGCGGACATTCCTCCGCACAAGCAGAAGCGCCGGCTCACCGATTTTCAGCATCGTTTTGCCATGCTGGCCCTGGCCACCGCTGACGACCCGCGCTTCGTCCCTTCCCTGCTGGACGCCAACATTGGCCAGCCAAATTACTCCATCTTCACCGTCCGGCGATTGAAGAGCACACTGAAGAAGACGGACAAGCTGTACTTCCTGATCGGCATGGACGCCTTCAAAGACATCGCCACCTGGCGGCAACCGGAAGACCTGCTGGCCGAATGTGACTTCATCGTGGCCAGCCGGCCGGGGTTTGCTCTGAACCATGTATACCGGGCGCTGCCACAGAGTCTGCAGCCATCGCCTGCAATGCAGCGCAGCTTGCACGGACCGCGAGGCGGCCATGGAATTGGCAGGGCCCAAGAGAATGGCCACGTCGCTCTGCCCGGGGTGATGGTGCATTTGCTACCTGATCTGCATGAGCGAGTTTCTTCCACGCAGATTCGCGCGGCAGCCCGTAAGTCAGTGAAGCAGCTCAGCCGCCTCGTCCCTGCGCCGGTTGCGGAATATATAAGGAAGGAGCGGCTGTACGTTTCTCAGAACGCCGCTCAGAACGCCGCGACTGAAAAAGAAGCCGGACATCCGGGCAAAGTGCTATCTTTGAATCGGGGTGCGCCGCTGAATCAGGACGCGCCGCGCGGCCGGAGAAGTTGA
- the rsfS gene encoding ribosome silencing factor — translation MSQETRQEVARAVSAVESKKGEDVVILEMDRNSGAFTDYFVLCSGANPRQIQSIADEVQKELSQAGDRPTSIEGYNQAEWVLLDYVNFVVHIFSERARKFYDLERLWKSAKKLRPADLLKKREPEKPAAKIKKPAGKKTAAKRPAKKTAKKRPASRPRPASRAKAKAKPAKRKR, via the coding sequence ATGAGTCAAGAGACCAGGCAGGAAGTAGCCCGTGCGGTAAGCGCGGTTGAAAGCAAGAAGGGCGAAGACGTTGTGATCCTGGAAATGGACCGCAACTCCGGCGCGTTTACTGATTATTTTGTGCTGTGCTCGGGCGCGAATCCGCGCCAGATCCAGTCCATTGCGGACGAAGTGCAAAAAGAGCTGAGCCAGGCGGGCGACCGCCCCACCAGCATTGAAGGCTACAACCAGGCCGAATGGGTCTTGCTGGACTACGTAAATTTTGTGGTGCACATCTTCTCTGAGCGGGCGCGCAAGTTCTACGACCTGGAGCGGCTGTGGAAGTCGGCAAAGAAGCTGAGGCCGGCAGACCTGCTGAAGAAGAGAGAACCGGAGAAGCCGGCGGCGAAGATCAAGAAGCCGGCTGGCAAGAAGACTGCTGCGAAGCGCCCGGCCAAGAAGACAGCAAAGAAGAGGCCCGCGTCGCGGCCACGCCCGGCCTCGCGAGCGAAAGCCAAAGCAAAGCCTGCCAAACGCAAACGCTAG
- the cobO gene encoding cob(I)yrinic acid a,c-diamide adenosyltransferase — MTDVHRGLIIVNTGPGKGKTTAAMGTGLRAVGNGMKVLMLQFLKGSWHYGELDAVKAFGDNFVMKQMGRGFVKVGGAETDPEDVRMVEQAWAEASEAILSGKWDLVILDEINYAISYGMLDPAKVVETLRRKPEQVHVILTGRNAHPTIVDLADTVTEMKQVKHAYEKGVLAQRGIEY; from the coding sequence ATGACTGACGTACATCGCGGGCTCATCATCGTGAACACCGGTCCCGGCAAGGGCAAGACCACTGCCGCCATGGGGACGGGGCTGCGCGCGGTCGGCAACGGGATGAAGGTCCTGATGCTGCAGTTCCTGAAAGGCTCATGGCATTACGGCGAGCTGGACGCCGTGAAGGCTTTTGGCGACAACTTTGTCATGAAGCAGATGGGCCGGGGATTTGTGAAGGTGGGGGGCGCGGAGACCGACCCGGAGGACGTCCGCATGGTGGAGCAAGCCTGGGCGGAAGCCAGCGAAGCCATCCTCTCCGGCAAATGGGACCTGGTGATTCTGGACGAGATCAACTACGCCATCAGCTACGGGATGCTCGATCCGGCCAAGGTGGTGGAGACCCTCAGGCGTAAACCTGAGCAGGTACATGTAATCTTGACGGGGCGCAACGCGCATCCGACAATTGTTGACCTGGCCGATACGGTCACGGAGATGAAGCAGGTCAAGCATGCCTACGAAAAAGGCGTGCTGGCCCAGCGCGGCATTGAGTATTAG
- the obgE gene encoding GTPase ObgE, with product MFIDEAIIRIKAGDGGNGCMAFRREKFVPRGGPSGGDGGRGGDIVMESSQRHNTLIHFRFNPEHKAERGRHGEGSNCSGREGESKILKVPVGTIVYDHNTGEKLYDFSQPDERLIVAHGGRGGRGNQHFATSTHQAPREHELGFPGEERVLRLELKLLADAALVGYPNVGKSTLISRLSAARPKIADYPFTTLQPNLGVVTIGDPPHEDSYVVADIPGLIEGAHKGTGLGIQFLRHIERTRVLAHMIDVSDSSGRPDPVKDFNVIMGELASFGAGLEKKPMIVVASKIDAVNPGKLAGLRKHCKKLKLDLYEISAVTGKGVNELKYGLGRRVAEIRAGKYVPRKAVRKAVRKSVRKKVSAPASRRIRKAPKAQGGARIPKRAAFKSRKKTRAAS from the coding sequence ATGTTCATTGATGAAGCAATTATCCGCATCAAAGCCGGTGACGGCGGCAACGGCTGCATGGCCTTCCGCCGGGAGAAGTTCGTCCCGCGTGGCGGGCCCAGCGGCGGCGACGGCGGCCGCGGCGGCGACATCGTCATGGAGTCGAGCCAGCGCCACAACACCCTGATCCATTTCCGCTTCAATCCTGAGCACAAGGCCGAGCGCGGACGCCACGGTGAGGGCTCCAACTGCAGCGGGCGCGAAGGCGAGAGCAAGATACTCAAGGTCCCGGTGGGGACCATTGTTTACGACCACAACACGGGCGAGAAGCTCTACGATTTTTCGCAGCCCGACGAACGGCTGATCGTGGCCCACGGCGGGCGCGGCGGACGCGGCAACCAGCATTTTGCCACCAGCACGCACCAGGCGCCGCGCGAGCACGAATTGGGCTTCCCCGGTGAAGAGCGTGTGCTGCGGCTGGAGCTGAAGCTGCTGGCGGACGCAGCGCTGGTCGGCTACCCCAACGTGGGCAAGTCCACGCTGATTTCGCGTCTCTCGGCGGCGCGGCCCAAGATCGCCGACTATCCTTTTACAACTTTGCAGCCGAACCTGGGCGTGGTCACCATCGGCGATCCGCCGCATGAAGACAGCTACGTGGTCGCCGATATTCCCGGCCTGATTGAAGGCGCGCACAAAGGAACGGGACTCGGCATACAGTTTCTTCGCCACATTGAGCGGACGCGCGTGCTGGCCCACATGATTGACGTGTCCGACTCCAGCGGGCGGCCGGATCCGGTGAAAGACTTCAACGTGATCATGGGCGAACTGGCCAGCTTTGGCGCCGGCCTGGAAAAGAAGCCGATGATCGTGGTGGCGTCAAAGATTGACGCCGTGAACCCCGGCAAGCTCGCCGGCCTGCGCAAACACTGCAAGAAACTCAAGCTTGATCTTTACGAAATCTCAGCCGTTACCGGCAAAGGCGTGAATGAGTTGAAGTACGGTCTGGGCAGGCGCGTCGCGGAAATTCGCGCCGGCAAGTATGTGCCGCGCAAGGCGGTGCGGAAAGCGGTGAGGAAGTCGGTCCGAAAGAAAGTCTCTGCGCCGGCGTCGCGAAGAATCCGCAAAGCGCCCAAAGCGCAAGGCGGAGCGCGTATTCCCAAGCGCGCGGCTTTTAAGAGCAGAAAGAAGACTAGAGCGGCATCATGA
- a CDS encoding VOC family protein → MPNKVKAQPDGYHAITPYLVIKGAAAAIEFYKKAFGATELVRMPQPDGRVGHAELKIGDSVVMMADEFPEMDTVGPQTLGNSPVGLLLYVDDADAVFAKVVALGAKVKKPMADQFYGDRNGTLEDPFGHKWTIGMHVEDVSPEEIKRRMAAMAK, encoded by the coding sequence ATGCCGAACAAAGTCAAAGCCCAACCTGACGGATATCACGCAATCACGCCATACCTGGTGATCAAGGGCGCTGCGGCGGCGATTGAGTTTTACAAGAAGGCCTTTGGCGCGACGGAGTTGGTGCGCATGCCCCAGCCCGATGGCCGCGTGGGCCACGCGGAATTGAAGATCGGCGATTCCGTGGTGATGATGGCTGACGAGTTCCCAGAGATGGACACCGTCGGTCCGCAGACGCTGGGCAATTCTCCGGTCGGCCTGCTGCTCTACGTGGACGACGCGGACGCAGTGTTTGCCAAAGTCGTGGCCCTGGGCGCGAAAGTCAAGAAGCCGATGGCTGACCAGTTCTACGGCGACCGCAACGGCACTCTGGAAGATCCCTTCGGCCACAAGTGGACGATTGGGATGCATGTGGAAGATGTGTCGCCGGAGGAGATCAAGCGCCGCATGGCGGCGATGGCCAAGTAA
- the accD gene encoding acetyl-CoA carboxylase, carboxyltransferase subunit beta, with translation MSWFKRESGEIQASEEKRVRTEGLWVKCEGCRQIIWKKELEDNFNVCPKCEYHFRIDAATRIMLLLDEDTIETFDENLASTDPLNFTDTRPYKARLVKSKAQTGLNDAIINAKGAMNGRPVIVTSMEYAFIGGSMGAVVGEAITRAIERACNERKPIIVVSASGGARMMEGVVSLMQMAKISAALAKLDSARVPYIAVLTDPTTGGVTASYAMLGDMNIAEPGALIGFAGPRVIEQTIRQKLPEGFQTAEFLLQHGMLDAVIHRKDLKAYISRALDFMTPKAA, from the coding sequence GTGTCATGGTTTAAGCGAGAGTCGGGTGAGATACAGGCGTCTGAAGAAAAGCGCGTTCGCACTGAAGGCCTGTGGGTAAAGTGCGAGGGCTGCCGGCAGATCATCTGGAAAAAAGAGCTGGAAGACAATTTCAACGTCTGCCCCAAGTGCGAATATCACTTCCGCATTGATGCCGCCACGCGGATCATGCTGCTGCTGGATGAAGACACGATCGAGACCTTCGACGAGAACCTGGCTTCCACCGATCCGCTGAATTTTACTGACACGCGTCCATACAAGGCCCGCCTGGTGAAGAGCAAAGCCCAGACCGGCTTGAATGACGCCATCATCAACGCCAAAGGCGCCATGAACGGCCGTCCGGTGATCGTGACTTCAATGGAGTACGCGTTTATCGGCGGCAGCATGGGAGCGGTGGTGGGCGAAGCCATTACCCGGGCCATTGAGCGGGCGTGCAATGAGCGCAAGCCCATCATCGTGGTGTCGGCGTCGGGAGGCGCGCGCATGATGGAAGGCGTGGTCAGCCTGATGCAGATGGCCAAGATATCCGCTGCGCTGGCGAAACTGGATTCAGCCCGCGTGCCGTACATCGCCGTGTTGACTGATCCCACCACCGGCGGCGTGACCGCTTCGTACGCCATGCTGGGCGATATGAACATCGCCGAGCCAGGAGCGCTGATCGGTTTCGCCGGGCCGCGCGTCATCGAACAGACCATCCGGCAGAAGTTGCCGGAAGGCTTCCAGACCGCGGAATTCCTGCTGCAGCACGGCATGCTGGACGCGGTCATCCATCGCAAGGACCTAAAGGCCTATATCTCCCGCGCGCTTGATTTCATGACGCCAAAGGCGGCGTAA
- a CDS encoding 23S rRNA (pseudouridine(1915)-N(3))-methyltransferase RlmH gives MKLQIAWIGKTKEPAFRALTEEYLKRISRYLSAESHEMASEAALFELTEEKSGRTKPVLILLDARGRQFTSEEFAELLRDQQDRGTQNLFFAVGPANGFSDKARASADLALSFGKMTLAHELARIVLLEQIYRAFTILKGHPYHTGH, from the coding sequence GTGAAGCTGCAGATTGCCTGGATCGGCAAAACCAAAGAACCCGCGTTTCGCGCGCTGACGGAGGAATACTTGAAGCGCATTTCGCGCTACCTGAGCGCCGAGTCGCACGAAATGGCCAGCGAAGCCGCGCTGTTTGAGCTGACGGAAGAAAAAAGCGGGCGCACCAAGCCGGTGCTGATACTGCTGGACGCCCGGGGCCGCCAGTTCACCTCGGAAGAATTCGCCGAACTGCTGCGCGACCAGCAGGACCGCGGCACGCAGAACCTGTTCTTCGCCGTGGGCCCGGCCAACGGCTTTAGCGACAAAGCGCGCGCTTCGGCGGACCTGGCGCTGTCCTTCGGCAAGATGACGCTGGCGCATGAGCTGGCACGGATCGTCCTGCTGGAGCAAATCTACCGGGCATTTACAATCTTAAAGGGCCATCCGTATCACACGGGGCACTGA
- a CDS encoding 1-acyl-sn-glycerol-3-phosphate acyltransferase has protein sequence MAETTQAEFEQAGEPGGVRHFLSRLRSYFILDPLIWLYTIVLGSMSLVLSLFDPSGRIQHNIARVWARAIIWTIGVPVTVEGMEKIDITKSHVYVVNHLSAVDVPVLYTYLPFQFRILAKKELFRYPFMGWHLKRSGQIPVVLENPKASIRSLHQAVIAIKKNMPLMIFPEGGRSPDGHLQAFMGGAFYAAIKAQVDVVPVVLVGTYEILRMNTWHIKPRPVRMIVADPIPTQGLKARDVDAVASKARAAIADIYYRYSPLGSPANGTAEAKNQDGNSGT, from the coding sequence GTGGCGGAAACGACTCAAGCCGAATTTGAACAAGCTGGTGAGCCGGGAGGCGTTCGCCATTTCCTGTCACGCTTGCGTTCGTACTTCATTCTGGATCCATTGATCTGGCTGTACACCATTGTCCTGGGCAGCATGTCGCTGGTGTTGTCACTGTTTGATCCCTCGGGGCGAATTCAGCACAATATTGCGCGCGTGTGGGCGCGGGCCATCATTTGGACCATCGGCGTGCCGGTCACCGTGGAAGGCATGGAGAAGATAGACATCACCAAGTCGCACGTGTACGTGGTGAACCATCTCTCCGCCGTGGACGTCCCGGTGCTGTATACCTACCTGCCATTTCAATTTCGCATCCTGGCCAAGAAAGAATTGTTTCGCTATCCGTTTATGGGATGGCATCTGAAGAGGTCCGGGCAGATTCCGGTGGTGCTGGAGAATCCCAAGGCGTCCATCAGGAGCCTGCATCAGGCGGTGATAGCCATCAAGAAAAACATGCCGCTGATGATTTTTCCCGAAGGCGGCCGCTCGCCCGATGGCCATCTGCAGGCGTTCATGGGCGGGGCGTTTTATGCGGCCATCAAGGCCCAGGTGGACGTGGTGCCCGTTGTCCTGGTGGGCACGTATGAGATTCTCAGGATGAATACCTGGCACATCAAGCCGCGTCCGGTGCGGATGATTGTGGCCGACCCGATTCCCACCCAGGGGCTTAAGGCTCGCGATGTGGACGCCGTGGCGAGCAAGGCCCGGGCGGCGATCGCCGACATCTATTACCGATATTCGCCTTTGGGCAGCCCCGCGAACGGAACCGCAGAAGCCAAGAACCAAGACGGTAATAGTGGAACGTAA
- a CDS encoding bifunctional folylpolyglutamate synthase/dihydrofolate synthase: MGYESAVARLLELGHELTSSRKFELEHMRTLVRELGNPQRRLPCVLIAGTNGKGSTAATLASIAQAAGYRTGLYTSPHLVKINERIQVNQEAISDAEFAMIYERVDQAAASLVARGELPWYPSFFEMLTAIMFEYFPSAGVELAVLEVGMGGRLDATNIVDPCISVITDIDFDHQKFLGNTLPEIAREKAGILRPGGTAVLLPQHPQVNDALGRAIMDLNAVPVSAVKNMPSLTPAAGKLNGDEAQAAPLGRNRFPLEVLGQEIIVDFPLPGRHQLRNLALAITATEELNKCGFKILPQHIELGVRNTRWPGRFQIIPAEAGTPEAVLDVAHNPAGAWALRSALSTFYEDRALTLVFGAMRDKAIAEIAGILFPLAERVIATRADNPRAASPEQIAEIAQHTGTEVLTAETVSGALDRARHLAGPQGVVVITGSIYIVGAALGLLAQAPVRSA, from the coding sequence GTGGGTTATGAATCCGCCGTTGCCAGACTTCTTGAGCTGGGCCATGAGCTCACTTCCTCGCGCAAGTTTGAACTAGAGCACATGCGGACGCTGGTCCGCGAGCTGGGCAATCCGCAGCGCCGCCTGCCTTGCGTGCTCATTGCCGGCACCAACGGAAAAGGCTCCACGGCGGCGACTCTGGCCAGCATCGCGCAGGCCGCGGGTTATCGCACCGGGCTCTACACTTCGCCGCATCTGGTAAAGATCAACGAACGCATCCAGGTAAACCAGGAAGCCATCAGCGACGCGGAGTTCGCGATGATCTACGAGCGCGTGGACCAAGCCGCGGCGTCCCTGGTGGCGCGCGGCGAGCTGCCGTGGTATCCCAGCTTTTTTGAGATGCTCACCGCCATCATGTTTGAATATTTCCCCAGCGCGGGCGTGGAACTGGCGGTGCTGGAAGTGGGCATGGGCGGCCGCCTGGATGCCACCAACATTGTTGATCCGTGCATTTCCGTCATTACCGACATTGATTTTGACCACCAGAAGTTTCTGGGCAACACGTTGCCGGAGATCGCCAGGGAAAAAGCGGGCATCCTGCGGCCCGGGGGAACGGCGGTCCTGCTGCCGCAACATCCCCAGGTGAATGACGCGCTGGGGCGGGCGATCATGGACCTTAACGCCGTCCCAGTCAGCGCGGTGAAAAACATGCCGTCTCTGACTCCTGCTGCCGGCAAGCTCAACGGAGATGAAGCGCAGGCTGCGCCGTTAGGGCGCAACCGTTTTCCTCTAGAGGTGCTGGGGCAAGAGATCATCGTGGATTTTCCTTTGCCGGGAAGACACCAGTTGCGCAACCTGGCACTGGCCATTACCGCGACGGAAGAGCTGAACAAATGCGGCTTCAAGATTCTGCCGCAGCATATTGAACTAGGTGTGCGAAACACGCGCTGGCCGGGACGATTCCAGATCATTCCCGCCGAAGCCGGCACTCCTGAGGCCGTGCTGGACGTCGCCCACAATCCTGCGGGCGCATGGGCGCTGCGTTCCGCGCTTTCCACTTTCTACGAAGACCGAGCTCTGACGCTGGTCTTTGGCGCCATGCGGGACAAAGCCATCGCGGAGATTGCCGGCATTCTCTTTCCCCTGGCCGAACGGGTGATTGCCACGCGAGCCGACAACCCGCGCGCCGCGTCGCCGGAGCAAATTGCGGAGATCGCGCAGCACACGGGAACGGAAGTCCTGACGGCGGAAACCGTAAGCGGTGCGCTGGATCGGGCGCGACACCTGGCCGGTCCGCAAGGCGTGGTGGTAATTACCGGTTCCATTTACATTGTAGGAGCAGCTTTGGGCCTGCTGGCGCAGGCGCCGGTTCGGAGCGCGTGA